A window from Theobroma cacao cultivar B97-61/B2 chromosome 3, Criollo_cocoa_genome_V2, whole genome shotgun sequence encodes these proteins:
- the LOC18606203 gene encoding F-box protein SKIP23 produces MENVEANWENLPTLCFFLVLNKLDAYSNQVRFGAVCKHWHSAFNNFVDLKRQSSPNLVPMLLIPTRMSNRIRQLCSLQVKTKFCNIELPKSHIMRFCGSSYGWLAAVNNNMVITLVNPFKDGITIDLPEIELLSDRTSAGYQFDVHKVILSADPLSHPDNYVVVVIYSNRARLAFYKPTQKSWIYLDKNLTAFTDVIFYKNLAYAIGTRSLVISFAINDSLDDSLKSPKVKIVRSAYQRIEDYVNRAYLVESSKGDLFSIKKKIEFEDSRDYSYFTKSFKVFKLVLDDQSGKLLEEKEVKNIDGDVVFVGDNQTCVVSALDFPEGQPNSIYFTDDYFIFTGYWPLGPRDNGVFNMKDGKVEKYYRRKAQQTDLPPPHIWVQPSVEFKFR; encoded by the coding sequence ATGGAGAATGTTGAAGCAAATTGGGAAAATCTTCCCACGCTCTGTTTCTTTTTAGTTCTTAACAAATTAGATGCCTATAGCAATCAAGTTCGATTTGGTGCAGTTTGTAAGCATTGGCATTCAGCCTTCAATAATTTTGTTGACTTGAAAAGGCAATCATCACCTAATCTAGTTCCCATGTTGTTGATTCCAACAAGAATGAGCAACAGAATTCGACAATTATGTAGCCTACAAGTCAAAACAAAATTCTGCAACATTGAATTACCAAAATCTCATATTATGAGATTTTGTGGTTCTTCTTATGGTTGGTTAGCGGCTGTGAACAACAATATGGTTATAACTCTCGTAAATCCTTTTAAGGATGGAATCACAATTGATCTTCCTGAGATTGAACTTCTATCAGATCGAACATCAGCAGGTTACCAATTTGACGTTCATAAGGTTATCTTGTCAGCTGATCCTTTATCACATCCAGATAATTATGTGGTTGTGGTTATTTATAGCAATAGAGCCAGATTAGCCTTCTATAAGCCTACACAGAAAAGTTGGATATATTTGGATAAGAATTTGACAGCTTTCACTGATgttattttttacaaaaatttagcATATGCTATTGGAACTCGGAGTTTGGTAATATCTTTTGCTATTAATGATAGTCTTGACGATAGTTTGAAATCACCAAAAGTGAAGATAGTCAGGTCGGCATATCAAAGGATAGAAGACTATGTTAATCGAGCATATCTTGTTGAATCATCTAAAGGAGATCTATTCtctattaaaaagaaaatcgAATTTGAGGACTCTCGtgattattcttattttactAAGAGTTTCAAGGTTTTCAAGTTGGTTTTGGATGATCAAAGTGGTAAATTGTTAGAGGAAAAAGAGGTCAAGAATATAGATGGAGATGTAGTGTTTGTGGGTGATAATCAAACCTGTGTTGTTTCAGCTTTGGATTTTCCTGAAGGCCAACCTAATTCTATATATTTCACAGAtgattatttcatttttactGGTTATTGGCCACTTGGCCCTCGAGATAATGGTGTTTTCAACATGAAAGATGGAAAAGTGGAAAAATATTATCGACGAAAAGCTCAGCAAACAGATTTACCTCCTCCTCACATTTGGGTCCAACCATcagttgaatttaaatttcgATAG